A window from Crocosphaera sp. UHCC 0190 encodes these proteins:
- a CDS encoding translation initiation factor, whose protein sequence is MSSKSKQSKSIIYQEFGNASNSEALERTVRDVPPPQQNIRVQSTRSGRKGKTVTVITGFQHSPETLNKLLKQLKNQCGSGGTIKEGDLEIQGDHRQKLVQVLGDLGYKVKISGG, encoded by the coding sequence ATGTCTTCTAAATCTAAGCAGTCTAAGTCTATTATTTATCAAGAGTTTGGTAATGCTTCCAACTCAGAAGCGTTAGAACGGACGGTTCGAGATGTTCCACCACCGCAACAAAATATTAGGGTACAGTCTACCCGTTCGGGACGCAAGGGAAAAACTGTCACTGTTATTACAGGGTTTCAACATTCACCAGAAACTTTAAATAAGTTACTTAAACAGTTAAAAAATCAATGTGGTAGTGGGGGAACTATCAAGGAGGGGGACTTAGAAATTCAAGGAGATCATCGTCAGAAATTAGTGCAAGTTTTGGGTGATTTAGGCTATAAAGTTAAAATTAGTGGAGGTTAA
- a CDS encoding DUF4164 domain-containing protein → MTTNPQTTVTYTLEEVLTRFEQNVNKQFAEVNKQFDQVNQKFDEVNQKFDEVNQKMDKKFDEVNQKLVKLEIGQTELSGEIKTLDQKLSGEIKTLDAKVDGISKRLDNQEFINRGVLVALIVALIGGAAKLFGWLPTS, encoded by the coding sequence ATGACTACCAACCCCCAAACAACCGTCACTTATACCCTCGAAGAAGTTCTAACTCGCTTTGAACAGAATGTGAATAAACAGTTTGCTGAAGTTAACAAGCAGTTTGATCAGGTTAACCAGAAGTTTGACGAGGTTAACCAGAAGTTTGACGAGGTTAACCAAAAAATGGATAAAAAGTTTGATGAAGTTAATCAGAAACTCGTTAAACTTGAAATTGGTCAAACAGAACTTTCTGGTGAAATTAAAACCCTAGATCAAAAACTTTCTGGTGAAATTAAAACCCTAGATGCCAAAGTAGATGGTATTAGCAAAAGACTCGATAATCAAGAATTTATCAATCGTGGTGTTTTAGTCGCTTTAATTGTTGCTTTGATTGGGGGTGCGGCCAAATTATTTGGTTGGTTGCCTACTAGCTAA
- a CDS encoding phosphoglycerate kinase encodes MPKKTVANLSAADLTGKRVLVRVDFNVPLDGASISDDTRIRAALPTIKDLISKGAKVILCSHMGRPKGKVVPSMSLAPVAARLSELLGQPVVMCDDCVGDSVTAAIAKLENGQVAMLENLRFHNEEEGNDPEFAKKLAANADLYVNDAFGTAHRAHASTEGVTHYLSPSVAGYLIEKELTYLQAAIENPQRPLAAIIGGSKVSSKIGVIETLLEKCDKLLIGGGMIFTFYKARGLSVGKSLVEEDKLELAKSLEAKAKEKGVQFLLPTDVVLADNFAKDANAKIASIENIEDGWMGLDIGPDSIKVFQDALADCKAVIWNGPMGVFEFDKFAAGTDAIAHTLAGLTATGTTTIIGGGDSVAAVEKVGVADKMSHISTGGGASLELLEGKVLPGIAALDEA; translated from the coding sequence GTGCCTAAGAAGACTGTAGCAAATTTATCGGCCGCTGACCTCACCGGAAAGCGTGTATTAGTCCGAGTTGATTTTAACGTTCCCCTAGATGGTGCAAGCATTTCTGACGATACTCGCATTCGCGCGGCATTGCCAACCATCAAAGATTTAATCTCCAAAGGGGCGAAAGTTATCCTTTGTAGCCACATGGGCCGTCCCAAGGGTAAAGTAGTCCCTAGCATGAGTTTAGCCCCTGTAGCAGCCCGTTTGTCTGAGTTATTAGGGCAACCTGTGGTCATGTGTGATGATTGTGTGGGTGACTCGGTTACTGCTGCCATTGCTAAACTGGAAAATGGTCAGGTTGCCATGTTGGAAAATCTGCGTTTCCATAACGAAGAAGAAGGCAATGACCCAGAATTTGCGAAAAAATTGGCAGCTAATGCTGATTTATACGTTAATGATGCTTTTGGTACCGCCCACCGCGCCCATGCTTCTACAGAAGGGGTAACACATTATCTTAGCCCCAGTGTTGCTGGCTATTTGATTGAAAAAGAACTCACTTATCTACAAGCGGCCATTGAAAACCCCCAACGTCCTTTAGCTGCTATTATCGGCGGTTCTAAGGTTTCTAGTAAAATTGGAGTCATTGAAACTTTACTCGAAAAGTGTGATAAATTGCTCATTGGTGGGGGCATGATTTTCACTTTCTATAAAGCCCGTGGCTTAAGTGTCGGTAAGTCTTTAGTGGAAGAAGATAAGTTAGAATTAGCGAAATCTTTGGAAGCTAAGGCGAAAGAAAAAGGGGTACAATTCTTGTTACCTACCGATGTGGTTTTAGCGGATAACTTTGCTAAAGATGCCAATGCTAAAATTGCCAGCATTGAAAACATTGAAGACGGTTGGATGGGGTTAGATATTGGCCCGGATTCTATTAAAGTCTTTCAAGATGCTTTAGCTGATTGTAAAGCAGTAATTTGGAATGGCCCAATGGGGGTATTTGAATTTGATAAATTCGCGGCCGGAACTGATGCGATCGCTCATACTTTAGCCGGGTTAACTGCCACAGGAACAACTACCATTATTGGGGGGGGTGACTCCGTTGCTGCCGTTGAAAAAGTGGGAGTTGCTGATAAAATGAGCCACATTTCTACCGGAGGTGGGGCGAGTTTAGAACTGCTCGAAGGTAAAGTTTTACCCGGTATTGCTGCCTTAGACGAAGCGTAA
- a CDS encoding universal stress protein, giving the protein MFNTVLFSVDQSREAREAAETVANLVKTYNSRLVLLSVVEKSPDGEGISQGGVMTSAEAVAKLLQGAQALFAEKGIEADVIEREGMPSFTICDVADEVNADLIVMGCRGLGLTSEGASESVTTLVINLAPCPVLIIP; this is encoded by the coding sequence ATGTTTAATACGGTGTTGTTCTCTGTGGATCAGAGTCGAGAGGCTCGTGAAGCGGCTGAAACGGTGGCGAATCTCGTCAAAACCTATAATAGTCGTTTGGTGTTGTTATCCGTTGTCGAGAAGTCTCCTGACGGGGAAGGAATTTCTCAAGGCGGGGTGATGACTTCGGCCGAAGCTGTGGCTAAATTATTACAAGGGGCCCAAGCTTTGTTTGCGGAAAAAGGCATTGAGGCAGATGTGATTGAACGGGAAGGAATGCCCTCTTTTACTATCTGTGATGTGGCTGATGAAGTCAATGCGGATTTAATTGTTATGGGATGTCGAGGACTAGGGTTAACCTCGGAAGGGGCCTCAGAAAGTGTAACAACTTTAGTGATTAATCTAGCCCCTTGTCCGGTTTTAATTATTCCTTAA
- a CDS encoding prohibitin family protein — protein MSVILSLITALIAFLIAFQKPNLMGENQQNKVKNIALLLGISASLFSIYQIIFRFLVILPAGEVGVIEVLGKVQETPLNSGIHWISPLAKVTKFSTRLQDIKETVDATSKEGLNLNLDVSFQYKINPQQAGIIYQTIGTDEEAILIPRFRSIIRQITASYEARDIYGEKRALVAQKLREDLNQSLAPLGFIVDEVLLRNVILPQAIQKAIEEKLEAQQESQKQQFINDKERQEIAFELEKAKQEATRKKIEAQGIADSQKLLSQGLTDQLIKLKAIEATEKLAKSENSKVIIIGGGDDKLPLLLQNP, from the coding sequence ATGTCAGTTATTCTGTCTCTTATTACAGCCTTAATTGCTTTTTTAATTGCCTTCCAAAAACCGAATTTAATGGGAGAAAATCAGCAAAATAAGGTGAAAAATATTGCGCTACTCCTGGGAATTTCAGCAAGTCTTTTCTCAATCTATCAAATTATTTTTCGTTTTTTAGTGATTCTTCCTGCGGGAGAAGTAGGAGTGATAGAAGTTTTGGGAAAAGTCCAGGAAACACCTCTTAATTCTGGGATTCATTGGATTAGTCCTTTAGCAAAAGTGACCAAGTTTTCCACGAGATTACAAGATATAAAAGAAACAGTAGATGCAACTTCCAAAGAAGGATTAAACTTAAATTTAGATGTGAGTTTTCAGTATAAAATTAATCCGCAACAAGCTGGAATCATATATCAAACCATTGGTACCGATGAAGAAGCAATTTTAATTCCCCGTTTTCGTTCAATCATTCGTCAAATTACCGCCAGTTATGAAGCGAGAGATATTTATGGAGAAAAACGCGCTTTAGTTGCCCAAAAATTACGAGAAGATCTCAACCAAAGTTTAGCCCCATTAGGGTTTATTGTTGATGAAGTTTTGTTGAGAAATGTAATTTTACCCCAAGCCATTCAAAAAGCCATTGAAGAAAAATTGGAAGCCCAACAAGAAAGTCAAAAACAACAATTTATTAATGATAAAGAACGACAAGAAATCGCCTTTGAATTAGAAAAGGCAAAACAAGAGGCAACTCGTAAAAAAATCGAGGCCCAAGGCATTGCTGACTCCCAAAAATTATTATCTCAAGGATTAACTGACCAATTAATTAAATTAAAAGCGATTGAAGCGACAGAAAAATTAGCAAAATCCGAAAATTCCAAGGTAATTATTATTGGGGGAGGAGATGATAAATTGCCTTTACTTTTACAAAATCCTTAA
- a CDS encoding efflux RND transporter periplasmic adaptor subunit → MAHKPLPSSQKWLGTIFMISSLVTGCGTETPQATAPQALPVELQTLQTATLVNSSAFVGYLEARQRVDLAPSRTNGRIVSILVGEGDRVSQGQRLIEIEPQQQKEQLAAATGSLNVARADLRAAEAEFRQREAERDQARANVENARATLAGTEADVQRVQAELILAEKNFGRAKFLESEDVVTKESLDEATRTLNATQAQLKSQIKTRDASAQALKAAQQNFVAAERRVDQALANVDSRQSAITQAQGQQGSTAVTLDYNFLTAPINGVVGAFNTHKIGDNVNVGETITTVTDNQVFFLNVNIPTENRDRLRKGLPVEMIKADGSPGVQGQITYIAPLVQQNAQSILVKMAFRNDGSLRDRQYVRARVIWDTQPGVLVPTTAVTSLGGQKFVYVAQSGKSQDSLIAKQIPVKVGAIQGQAYQVISGVKPGDRIAVSRILDLKDGRPIREASVTSQETIQN, encoded by the coding sequence ATGGCACACAAACCCCTTCCATCTTCTCAGAAATGGCTCGGAACCATTTTCATGATTTCCTCCTTAGTGACAGGGTGTGGCACAGAAACCCCCCAAGCCACCGCCCCTCAAGCCCTTCCTGTGGAATTACAAACCCTCCAAACCGCCACCTTGGTTAATAGTAGTGCCTTTGTCGGATACCTCGAAGCGAGACAGAGGGTAGACTTAGCCCCCAGTCGTACTAATGGGCGCATTGTCAGTATTTTGGTCGGGGAGGGGGACAGGGTGAGTCAGGGACAGAGACTGATAGAAATTGAACCTCAACAGCAAAAAGAACAATTAGCAGCAGCCACCGGGAGTTTGAATGTAGCAAGAGCCGATTTACGGGCAGCAGAAGCGGAATTTCGGCAAAGAGAAGCAGAACGGGATCAAGCTAGGGCCAATGTTGAAAATGCCAGAGCAACTTTGGCCGGTACGGAAGCAGATGTGCAACGGGTACAAGCAGAATTGATCTTAGCGGAGAAAAATTTTGGGCGGGCGAAATTCTTAGAATCAGAAGATGTGGTGACGAAAGAAAGTCTCGATGAAGCGACACGCACCTTAAATGCTACTCAGGCCCAGTTAAAATCCCAAATTAAAACCCGTGATGCTTCTGCTCAAGCGTTAAAAGCGGCTCAACAGAATTTTGTAGCGGCGGAGAGAAGGGTAGATCAAGCCTTAGCTAATGTGGATAGTCGTCAATCTGCTATTACCCAAGCTCAGGGACAACAGGGGTCAACTGCTGTCACCTTAGACTATAATTTCCTGACTGCTCCCATCAATGGGGTGGTGGGTGCTTTTAATACTCATAAAATTGGCGATAATGTGAATGTGGGTGAAACCATCACCACGGTGACAGATAATCAAGTCTTTTTCTTGAATGTGAATATTCCCACGGAAAACCGCGATCGCCTACGGAAAGGGCTTCCGGTAGAAATGATTAAGGCAGATGGTAGTCCTGGGGTTCAAGGTCAAATTACCTATATTGCTCCTTTAGTCCAACAAAATGCTCAATCGATCCTCGTAAAAATGGCCTTTCGTAATGATGGTAGCTTACGCGATCGACAATATGTGCGGGCTAGGGTGATTTGGGATACCCAACCAGGGGTTTTAGTGCCGACGACTGCCGTTACCAGTTTGGGGGGGCAAAAATTTGTCTATGTGGCCCAATCGGGAAAATCTCAGGATAGTTTGATTGCCAAACAAATTCCCGTCAAAGTCGGGGCGATTCAAGGTCAAGCTTATCAGGTTATTTCTGGGGTCAAACCAGGCGATCGCATTGCTGTGAGTCGTATTTTAGACTTAAAAGATGGCCGTCCGATTAGAGAAGCATCTGTTACTAGCCAGGAAACGATTCAAAATTAA
- a CDS encoding GUN4 domain-containing protein yields MTAPFPKLLLAFVFSCLSLSAISAQEMPKNDQSLISPETGVDFSPLRNRLEKQEWLKANEITNTLILQSIKRDEQGWMSRDDIATMPCWDLKTIDQLWKEYSQGRFGFSVQFSIFVETGNKPGRLLASDAYDDFGTRIGWRKDGQWVAFKQNLDYSLDAPLGHLPNPRSEYQITGGRLNYTALTQRMVECRLVNYSDPRKPFNYQP; encoded by the coding sequence ATGACGGCCCCATTCCCTAAACTTTTGTTAGCGTTTGTTTTTAGTTGTCTTTCTCTATCAGCTATTTCTGCCCAAGAAATGCCGAAAAATGATCAATCCTTAATTTCACCAGAAACCGGAGTTGATTTTAGTCCTCTGAGAAACCGCCTAGAAAAGCAAGAATGGCTCAAAGCCAATGAAATCACCAATACCTTAATTTTACAGTCGATCAAGCGAGATGAACAAGGTTGGATGTCCCGTGACGATATTGCCACAATGCCCTGTTGGGATCTCAAAACCATTGATCAACTCTGGAAAGAATATTCTCAGGGGAGATTTGGCTTTAGTGTTCAATTTTCCATTTTTGTTGAAACCGGAAACAAGCCAGGACGCTTATTAGCCAGCGATGCTTACGATGATTTTGGCACAAGAATAGGATGGCGTAAAGACGGTCAATGGGTAGCCTTTAAACAAAACCTCGACTACAGTTTAGATGCCCCTCTAGGTCATCTTCCTAACCCCCGTTCAGAATACCAAATTACCGGGGGAAGACTGAATTATACAGCCCTCACCCAAAGAATGGTAGAGTGCCGTCTCGTTAACTATTCTGATCCTAGAAAACCCTTTAATTATCAACCTTAA
- a CDS encoding dienelactone hydrolase family protein: protein MRLFIGLVLGTFLLVVAISFKSFPIYATSNPTQDYAQYLWSVHHQERPEPTDILTQLPTKNDVVTGEMISYGNLGGKPINGYLASPIKRDRPLPGIIIIHEWWGLNDNIKAMTRQIADQGYNALAVDLYEGEFADTPEKARELVTNAQNNSDRLKQNLMLAYQYLEQTQKAPKIASLGWCFGGSWSLKTALLFPDKLDAAVIYYGGELETNPEVLKPLQMPILGIFGELDQRPSPEMVNSFETALKSLNKQAEIYIYPNADHAFANPSGQRYNPEAAIDAWEKTLQFLSKHLN from the coding sequence ATGCGCTTATTTATTGGACTCGTTTTAGGAACTTTTTTGTTGGTCGTTGCAATCTCATTTAAGAGTTTTCCAATTTATGCGACCTCAAACCCCACTCAAGATTATGCTCAATATCTCTGGTCTGTTCATCATCAGGAACGACCTGAGCCTACTGACATTTTAACCCAATTACCCACTAAGAATGATGTTGTCACCGGAGAAATGATCAGTTACGGCAACCTAGGGGGAAAACCAATCAATGGTTATTTGGCCTCTCCCATAAAGCGCGATCGCCCTTTACCTGGCATTATTATCATTCATGAATGGTGGGGACTCAATGACAATATTAAAGCTATGACGCGGCAAATTGCCGATCAGGGCTATAATGCGTTAGCGGTAGATCTTTATGAAGGAGAATTCGCTGATACCCCAGAAAAAGCCAGAGAATTAGTTACTAATGCTCAAAATAATAGCGATCGCCTTAAGCAAAATCTGATGTTAGCTTATCAGTATCTAGAACAAACGCAAAAGGCCCCAAAAATTGCCTCTCTGGGTTGGTGTTTTGGGGGCAGTTGGTCATTGAAAACGGCTTTATTATTCCCAGATAAACTTGATGCTGCGGTGATTTATTATGGAGGGGAATTAGAAACAAATCCCGAAGTTTTAAAACCGTTACAAATGCCGATTTTAGGAATTTTTGGAGAATTAGATCAACGGCCTTCTCCCGAAATGGTAAACTCCTTTGAAACTGCCTTAAAATCTCTGAATAAACAAGCTGAGATCTATATTTATCCTAATGCGGATCATGCTTTTGCTAATCCATCAGGACAAAGATACAATCCAGAAGCTGCCATTGATGCTTGGGAAAAAACCTTACAATTTCTCTCAAAACATCTTAACTAA
- a CDS encoding aspartate carbamoyltransferase catalytic subunit — protein MTWTRHHVLGLADWVKDEYDTLLQTASSFREVLSRRTKKVPALQGLVVTNMFFEPSTRTRSSFELAAKRLSADILNFAPGSSSLTKGETILDTAKTYLAMGTNIMVIRHKEAGVPQAIAAEMDRLDTGVSILNAGDGQHEHPSQGLLDLFTICSLLDCDKPRLELLNGKKIAIVGDILHSRVARSNIWSLTAAGANVHLVGPPTLVPEWFKGMKNDSHSGELFLHWELEPALENADFVMTLRLQKERMTDYLLPSLREYHQLYGMTRNRLQLCHPDVKILHPGPVNRGVEISSDLMDDPQFSLIQQQVTSGIAVRMALLFLIGTSSEMVE, from the coding sequence ATGACTTGGACTCGACATCATGTTTTGGGGTTAGCTGACTGGGTAAAGGATGAATACGATACCCTTTTACAAACGGCCTCTAGTTTCCGTGAAGTGTTGTCTCGACGCACGAAAAAGGTTCCGGCCCTTCAGGGACTGGTAGTAACAAATATGTTTTTTGAACCTTCTACCCGTACCCGTAGCAGCTTTGAATTAGCGGCCAAACGTCTCTCTGCTGATATCTTAAATTTTGCCCCAGGAAGTTCTTCTTTGACCAAGGGAGAAACCATTTTAGATACGGCCAAAACTTATCTGGCCATGGGAACAAATATCATGGTGATCCGCCACAAAGAGGCAGGAGTGCCTCAGGCGATCGCGGCGGAAATGGATCGTTTAGACACAGGGGTTAGTATCCTCAATGCGGGAGATGGACAACATGAACATCCCTCCCAAGGGTTATTAGATTTATTTACTATCTGTTCTTTATTAGATTGTGATAAACCCCGATTAGAGTTATTAAATGGCAAAAAAATTGCGATTGTTGGAGATATTTTACACTCCAGGGTTGCCCGTTCTAATATTTGGAGTCTAACAGCAGCAGGTGCTAATGTCCATTTAGTAGGCCCACCAACTTTGGTTCCTGAATGGTTTAAAGGGATGAAAAATGACTCTCATTCTGGGGAATTATTCTTACATTGGGAATTAGAACCTGCTTTGGAAAATGCAGATTTTGTCATGACTTTGCGCTTACAAAAGGAACGAATGACGGATTATTTATTACCCAGTTTAAGAGAGTATCATCAACTGTATGGAATGACTCGAAATCGCTTACAATTATGTCATCCTGATGTTAAAATACTTCATCCTGGGCCGGTTAATCGTGGGGTAGAAATTAGTTCTGATTTAATGGATGATCCTCAATTTAGTTTAATTCAACAACAGGTTACAAGTGGTATTGCTGTGAGAATGGCTTTATTATTTTTGATTGGGACTTCTTCTGAAATGGTTGAATGA
- a CDS encoding TdeIII family type II restriction endonuclease produces MKLAIQSVIQEMMDKVMNRVLIQDPFLPEKHRAAKPLYAALVPDEIFKGSHFERRFVTPFGKVWEKLAVVAAQEGLGYGIMGHTIKGCIKAERLRRITEVLNNLEHPKLDQPRITPNWKQELSYIMKGKGENIPVQVVCDIYAENPLTKEKYAFELKAPLPNSDQTKVSKEKILKLHAMTPKKVDGAYFALSYNPYGRKEDYSWSFPSRWFDMQTDEVVLIGDEFWDKIGGLGTYQAFISAINEIGEEYKSRIYQEFLGIESIVSQQDFKI; encoded by the coding sequence ATGAAGCTTGCTATTCAATCTGTCATTCAAGAGATGATGGACAAAGTTATGAATAGAGTGCTTATTCAAGATCCTTTCCTTCCAGAAAAACATAGAGCAGCAAAACCTTTATATGCAGCTTTAGTTCCTGATGAAATTTTTAAAGGTTCACATTTTGAAAGAAGATTTGTTACTCCTTTTGGTAAAGTTTGGGAAAAGTTAGCCGTTGTTGCTGCACAAGAAGGGTTAGGATATGGAATTATGGGTCATACCATTAAAGGATGTATTAAAGCTGAAAGATTAAGACGCATTACAGAAGTTCTTAATAATCTAGAACACCCAAAACTAGATCAACCAAGAATAACCCCTAATTGGAAACAAGAATTATCTTATATTATGAAAGGAAAGGGAGAAAATATTCCGGTTCAAGTTGTTTGTGATATTTATGCCGAAAATCCTTTAACAAAAGAGAAATATGCCTTTGAATTAAAAGCACCTTTACCCAATAGTGATCAAACAAAAGTGAGCAAGGAAAAAATTCTTAAATTACACGCAATGACACCCAAAAAAGTTGATGGTGCATATTTTGCACTTTCCTATAATCCTTATGGTAGAAAAGAAGATTATAGTTGGTCTTTTCCCTCAAGATGGTTTGATATGCAAACCGATGAAGTTGTTTTGATTGGTGACGAATTTTGGGATAAAATTGGAGGATTAGGAACCTATCAAGCCTTTATTTCTGCTATTAATGAAATTGGGGAAGAATACAAAAGCAGAATTTATCAGGAATTTTTAGGCATTGAATCTATTGTTAGTCAACAGGATTTTAAAATCTAG
- a CDS encoding DNA cytosine methyltransferase, producing the protein MKTHENHQQLELFKAFKPISLTFCQTKFTFIDLFAGIGGFRIPLEQLGGKCLGYSEIDTEAIKVYQKNFISYCNSEEINLGDLTRITNLPDKIDLLVGGVPCQPWSIAGKLKGFEDPRGKLWFDVIRLVKNHQPKAFIFENVKGLTEPRNKVSFESIINQLEASGYWVTYAILNSYDFGLPQDRDRVFIIGINKIIENYANFSFPKPLANTPKLYQIIPGISQQKLNKKKFDPDILFEGKIPVSRGRFQKIDELNDFFMFSDIRDGHTTIHSWDLIRTTEREKKICQIILRNRRKKKYGDKDGNPLTLEILRELITNLQENELEKLIKKKILKTVKDQGYDFVNSKISSGINGVSKIFLPHSDVLATLTATGTRDYIATQSFTCQDHKIYKENFIQEIYFKKKYKPLSSRDYAKLQGFPDWFILADNENTAKKQLGNAVSVPVVYHLTKSLLKTIL; encoded by the coding sequence ATGAAAACCCATGAAAATCATCAACAACTAGAATTATTTAAGGCTTTTAAGCCAATATCATTAACGTTTTGTCAAACGAAATTTACATTTATTGATTTATTTGCGGGAATTGGAGGATTTCGCATTCCCCTAGAACAACTCGGAGGAAAATGTTTAGGATATTCTGAAATTGATACGGAAGCAATTAAAGTTTATCAAAAGAATTTTATTAGTTATTGTAATTCGGAAGAAATTAACTTAGGAGATCTTACTAGAATTACAAATCTTCCTGATAAGATTGATTTATTGGTTGGGGGAGTGCCTTGTCAACCCTGGTCAATTGCTGGTAAATTAAAAGGGTTTGAAGATCCTAGAGGTAAACTTTGGTTTGATGTGATTAGATTAGTTAAAAATCACCAACCGAAAGCTTTTATTTTTGAAAATGTTAAAGGTTTAACTGAACCGAGAAATAAAGTAAGTTTTGAAAGTATTATTAATCAATTAGAAGCATCAGGATATTGGGTGACTTATGCTATTCTTAATTCCTATGATTTTGGTTTACCACAAGATAGAGATCGAGTTTTTATTATAGGAATCAACAAAATAATTGAAAATTATGCTAATTTTTCTTTTCCCAAACCCTTAGCTAATACTCCTAAACTTTATCAAATTATTCCTGGTATTTCACAACAGAAATTAAATAAAAAGAAATTTGATCCAGATATTTTATTTGAGGGAAAAATTCCGGTTTCTAGAGGTCGTTTTCAAAAAATTGATGAACTCAATGACTTTTTTATGTTTTCAGATATTAGAGATGGTCACACAACAATTCATTCTTGGGACTTAATTAGAACAACTGAAAGAGAGAAAAAAATTTGTCAAATTATTTTGAGGAATAGACGAAAAAAGAAATATGGGGATAAAGATGGTAATCCTTTAACCTTAGAAATTCTACGAGAACTTATCACTAATTTACAAGAAAATGAATTGGAAAAACTAATTAAAAAGAAAATACTAAAAACTGTTAAAGATCAAGGCTATGATTTCGTTAATTCAAAGATTTCTTCAGGAATTAATGGAGTATCTAAAATATTTTTACCTCATTCTGACGTTCTTGCAACTTTAACAGCAACGGGAACAAGAGATTATATTGCGACTCAATCTTTTACTTGTCAAGATCATAAAATTTATAAAGAAAATTTTATTCAAGAAATATATTTTAAAAAGAAATATAAACCTTTATCGAGTCGAGATTATGCTAAGTTACAAGGATTTCCAGATTGGTTTATTTTAGCAGATAATGAAAATACAGCTAAAAAACAATTAGGGAATGCCGTATCAGTTCCAGTTGTTTATCATCTCACTAAATCTTTACTAAAAACTATCCTATAA
- the moaA gene encoding GTP 3',8-cyclase MoaA has protein sequence MNQVDYLRISLIDRCNFRCQYCLPQGAQLDYILRQELLNHQEIITLLKTVFIPLGFSKFRLTGGEPLLRPGVVDLVQDIAALPATEDLSMTTNGFLLSSMAQDLYNAGLKRINISLDSLKPETFETIIGYNKRGIWQQTWNGIQTAYQVGFDPLKLNVVVIPGVNENEIEDLAALSIERNWHIRFIEFMPIGNAELFSDNPWVPSEEIRQKIRDKWGLMESNIKGNGPADVFKIPGSKGTLGFISQMSECFCDRCNRMRLSADGWLRPCLLNETGQIDLKTLLRQGTDTTEIKEKVAHLLHIKPEINYKQRDSGTETGIYQRTMSQIGG, from the coding sequence ATGAATCAAGTTGATTATCTCCGTATTAGTTTAATTGATCGTTGTAACTTTCGCTGTCAATATTGTCTACCTCAAGGGGCGCAATTAGATTATATTTTGCGTCAAGAATTACTCAATCATCAGGAAATAATTACCTTACTAAAAACCGTATTTATACCCCTAGGATTTAGTAAATTTCGCCTTACAGGAGGAGAACCATTATTACGCCCTGGTGTGGTAGATTTAGTTCAGGATATAGCCGCTTTACCCGCAACCGAAGACCTGTCAATGACTACCAATGGGTTTTTATTATCATCCATGGCCCAAGATTTATATAATGCGGGATTAAAACGAATTAATATTAGTTTAGATTCCTTAAAACCAGAGACATTTGAGACAATTATCGGTTACAATAAAAGGGGTATTTGGCAACAAACATGGAATGGGATTCAAACCGCTTATCAAGTCGGTTTTGACCCCTTAAAATTAAATGTCGTTGTCATTCCTGGGGTCAATGAAAACGAAATTGAAGACTTAGCTGCCTTAAGTATAGAACGAAATTGGCACATCCGTTTTATTGAATTTATGCCCATTGGTAATGCCGAATTATTCAGCGATAACCCTTGGGTTCCCTCAGAAGAAATAAGACAAAAAATTCGTGATAAATGGGGATTAATGGAGAGTAATATTAAAGGAAATGGCCCCGCAGATGTCTTTAAAATACCAGGTTCAAAAGGAACATTAGGATTTATTAGTCAGATGTCTGAATGTTTCTGCGATCGCTGTAACCGAATGCGTTTATCTGCGGATGGTTGGTTACGGCCTTGCTTATTAAATGAAACGGGACAAATTGATTTAAAAACCCTCTTAAGACAGGGAACAGATACAACAGAAATAAAAGAAAAAGTTGCTCATTTATTACATATTAAACCAGAGATTAATTATAAACAAAGGGACTCAGGAACCGAAACAGGAATTTATCAACGTACCATGTCTCAAATTGGTGGATAA